In Dyadobacter subterraneus, a single genomic region encodes these proteins:
- a CDS encoding S8 family serine peptidase → MKRIFLLALLCVPALLSAQPKYWIYLKDKNLDNSPAVSQLTLETRQKFGLATDDTDLPVRADYQNQLKDISVKIANRSKWLNAVSAVLTSEQAQEVRQLSFVKEVVPMTSGFYIAQTKPVERVQMAQVMSQVQANAFQKAGINGKDVTIGVIDAGFYGADSSLSLQHIFSNKRILGIHDYVKPGRSGQLLFSTAESFSDMHGTEVLTAISGIDNQDQMQYGLALNSKFYLARTDYSLREWRGEEDNWIAAMEWMDSLGVRLINTSLGYAKGFSDPSENYKPSQMDGKTSAITRAAQIAADRKGIMIVVSAGNEGEDKSWGIISAPADARGVLSIGATNAKLWNRIGYSSVGPEFLNYVKPNVSCFSLYGTSLSAPVITGFAACMMQVNPKLSNKEVIELIEKSAHLYPYGNNYVGYGVPLASRALALAKAPYLPNHSKLITATGRNCEVDVTTDENLVAIYRKKNSKDVLSQQTAKVQNGKISLRRQNGEHFTTIDLKEYAVEVQWN, encoded by the coding sequence ATGAAGCGAATTTTCCTACTGGCACTTTTATGTGTGCCTGCATTACTGTCTGCGCAGCCTAAATATTGGATATATCTTAAAGATAAGAATTTAGACAACTCCCCTGCTGTTTCCCAGTTAACGCTGGAAACCCGCCAAAAATTTGGTCTGGCTACTGACGATACAGACTTGCCTGTCCGTGCAGATTATCAAAATCAACTGAAAGATATTTCCGTAAAAATTGCCAATCGTTCCAAATGGCTTAATGCAGTTTCCGCGGTGCTTACTTCTGAGCAGGCACAGGAAGTTCGTCAGCTAAGTTTTGTAAAGGAAGTGGTACCAATGACATCCGGTTTTTACATCGCCCAGACAAAACCTGTTGAGCGCGTACAGATGGCGCAGGTAATGTCGCAGGTTCAGGCCAATGCTTTTCAAAAAGCAGGGATTAATGGAAAAGATGTTACCATTGGCGTCATTGACGCGGGATTTTATGGAGCAGATTCTTCACTTTCGCTTCAACATATTTTTTCAAATAAAAGAATTTTAGGTATTCATGATTATGTAAAACCTGGAAGATCCGGACAATTGCTTTTCAGTACCGCAGAATCTTTTTCAGATATGCACGGAACAGAAGTTTTGACCGCCATTTCTGGGATTGATAATCAGGATCAAATGCAATATGGTTTGGCTTTAAATTCCAAATTTTATCTGGCCCGTACCGATTATTCCTTGCGTGAATGGCGTGGAGAAGAAGATAACTGGATTGCGGCGATGGAATGGATGGATAGTCTGGGCGTTCGTTTGATCAATACTTCACTGGGTTATGCCAAAGGATTTTCGGATCCATCAGAAAATTACAAACCTTCCCAAATGGATGGAAAAACCAGCGCTATTACCCGTGCTGCACAAATTGCAGCGGATAGAAAAGGTATCATGATCGTAGTTTCAGCCGGAAATGAAGGTGAAGATAAAAGCTGGGGAATTATTTCTGCTCCGGCGGATGCACGTGGCGTTTTGTCAATCGGCGCAACCAATGCTAAACTTTGGAACCGGATTGGTTATAGCAGCGTCGGACCGGAATTTTTAAATTATGTCAAGCCAAATGTTTCCTGTTTCTCACTATACGGCACATCACTTTCTGCACCAGTAATCACCGGATTTGCTGCTTGTATGATGCAGGTAAATCCAAAACTTTCGAATAAAGAAGTCATTGAACTGATCGAAAAATCGGCGCATTTATATCCTTATGGAAATAATTATGTTGGTTACGGTGTGCCACTTGCTTCCCGTGCTTTGGCTTTGGCAAAGGCTCCTTATTTACCAAATCATTCCAAACTGATTACAGCAACGGGAAGAAATTGTGAAGTGGATGTAACTACGGATGAAAACCTGGTAGCGATTTACAGAAAGAAAAACAGCAAAGACGTTTTGTCGCAGCAGACTGCAAAAGTACAGAACGGAAAAATATCATTAAGACGCCAAAACGGAGAGCATTTCACGACGATCGATTTGAAAGAATACGCTGTGGAAGTACAGTGGAACTAA
- a CDS encoding 3-dehydroquinate synthase, producing the protein MQTIKQSFKVEYNYSIFFTNNLFEETNNLLSDFFSTYTEQGFQRKVLVVVDGGFLSFHPGLVDNIKNYFATQVKHIQLAKDVIVVPGGEASKNDPDLFEKLAQAVDIYGIDRHSFVIGIGGGAVLDLVGYAAAVSHRGIKLIRIPTTVLSQNDSGVGVKNGINFHGKKNFLGTFAPPVAVFNDLTFLNTLDDRDWRSGISEAIKVALIKDASFFDWIEENVTALAQRDEAIMSHLIHRCAEMHTEHIGSGDPFEFGSSRPLDFGHWAAHKLEYLTDFEVRHGEAVAIGIALDCIYANKIGMLSDADLDRIYNVLVKLGFDLYHAKLAENDKINLRNGLQEFREHLGGRLTIMLLEKIGKGVEVHEMDPDIIAESVDVLERNISEKKILTEG; encoded by the coding sequence ATGCAAACCATAAAACAAAGCTTCAAAGTAGAGTATAACTATTCTATTTTTTTTACCAATAACCTTTTTGAGGAGACGAATAACCTGTTAAGTGATTTTTTCAGCACTTACACAGAACAGGGATTTCAGCGTAAAGTACTGGTTGTGGTAGACGGAGGATTTCTTTCATTTCATCCGGGATTGGTCGATAACATCAAAAATTACTTTGCAACGCAGGTAAAACATATCCAGCTGGCAAAAGATGTGATTGTTGTGCCTGGTGGAGAAGCATCGAAAAACGATCCTGATTTATTTGAAAAACTGGCGCAAGCCGTTGATATATATGGAATTGACCGTCACTCATTTGTGATTGGGATTGGTGGAGGAGCGGTGCTGGATCTGGTTGGTTATGCAGCAGCAGTTTCGCACAGAGGTATCAAGTTGATCCGTATTCCAACAACTGTTTTATCCCAGAATGACTCAGGTGTTGGCGTTAAAAACGGTATCAATTTTCATGGAAAGAAAAATTTCCTGGGAACATTTGCACCGCCTGTGGCTGTATTTAATGACCTTACTTTTCTGAATACGCTGGATGACCGGGACTGGCGTTCAGGAATTTCGGAAGCTATAAAAGTTGCCCTGATCAAAGATGCCTCTTTCTTTGATTGGATTGAAGAAAATGTGACGGCTCTTGCGCAGCGGGATGAAGCGATTATGTCGCATTTGATCCACCGTTGTGCAGAAATGCATACAGAACATATTGGCAGCGGCGATCCATTTGAATTTGGATCTTCCCGTCCGTTGGATTTCGGGCATTGGGCTGCGCATAAGCTGGAATATCTTACAGATTTTGAAGTCCGTCATGGAGAAGCTGTGGCCATCGGTATAGCGCTGGATTGTATCTATGCAAATAAAATTGGTATGCTTTCTGATGCCGATCTGGACAGAATATATAACGTTTTGGTGAAACTTGGTTTTGATCTTTATCATGCCAAACTTGCTGAAAATGATAAAATTAATCTCAGAAATGGCTTACAGGAATTCCGTGAACATTTGGGAGGACGTCTTACCATTATGCTTTTGGAGAAAATAGGAAAAGGAGTTGAAGTGCATGAAATGGATCCGGATATCATCGCTGAATCTGTGGATGTTTTGGAAAGAAATATTTCGGAAAAGAAAATATTAACGGAAGGATAA
- a CDS encoding Gfo/Idh/MocA family protein: MAGVALAGSALPAITILKPNKVYAGTNADTLKVGLIGCGGRGSGAANQALKADPNVVLHAMGDIFPDKLQSSLENLTKVHGSKVKVDDGHKFIGFDAYKKVLESGVDVVLLATPPHFRPEHLTAAINAGKHVFCEKPVAVDAPGVRKVLDAAKLAKQKNLSLMSGFCWRYHEPKRASFGRILDGAVGDISAIYNTYDTGTLWSFPRVQGWTDAQYVLRNWTYYTWLAGDHIVEQAVHSIDMMSWAMGGKLPISATGTGGRQVRTEELFGNIFDHFAVTYEYENGVKGFHHSRQQANCENSYLVETIGTKGRAMVNCARNVHEIYGQNPWKYEGKQNDMYQTEHDELFASIRKGTPLNDGEFMAQSTLLAIMGRMAAYTGKRVTWEEAMNSTEKLGPQSSADFSFDMKPPIVEVAKPGITAFS; this comes from the coding sequence ATGGCAGGAGTCGCGCTGGCTGGCAGTGCATTACCCGCTATCACGATTCTTAAGCCAAACAAAGTTTATGCCGGAACCAATGCTGACACGCTGAAAGTCGGTTTGATCGGTTGCGGAGGAAGAGGATCGGGAGCTGCCAACCAGGCTTTGAAAGCTGACCCAAATGTTGTTTTACATGCCATGGGTGATATTTTCCCTGATAAATTACAGTCTTCACTTGAAAACCTGACGAAGGTACACGGTTCAAAAGTTAAGGTTGATGACGGTCATAAATTTATAGGTTTTGATGCTTATAAAAAGGTACTGGAATCTGGTGTTGATGTTGTATTGCTTGCAACGCCTCCACATTTCCGTCCGGAACATTTAACAGCGGCAATCAATGCAGGAAAACACGTTTTCTGTGAAAAACCGGTGGCAGTTGATGCGCCAGGTGTTCGTAAAGTTTTAGATGCTGCTAAATTGGCAAAGCAAAAAAATCTTTCTTTGATGTCAGGTTTCTGCTGGAGGTACCATGAGCCAAAACGCGCCAGTTTCGGAAGAATTCTTGACGGAGCAGTAGGTGATATTTCTGCAATTTATAATACGTATGATACAGGTACATTGTGGTCGTTCCCACGTGTACAAGGCTGGACAGATGCGCAGTATGTATTGCGTAACTGGACTTACTATACATGGCTTGCAGGAGATCATATTGTTGAGCAGGCTGTTCACAGTATTGATATGATGTCATGGGCTATGGGTGGTAAATTGCCAATTTCTGCCACAGGAACAGGTGGCCGTCAGGTAAGAACTGAGGAGCTTTTTGGAAATATTTTTGACCATTTCGCTGTCACTTACGAATATGAAAATGGCGTAAAAGGCTTCCACCATTCAAGACAACAGGCAAACTGCGAAAACAGCTACCTGGTTGAGACAATCGGTACAAAAGGAAGAGCGATGGTAAACTGTGCCCGTAACGTTCATGAAATTTACGGCCAGAATCCTTGGAAATACGAAGGAAAACAAAATGATATGTACCAAACGGAACATGATGAATTGTTTGCTTCAATCCGTAAAGGAACTCCGTTGAACGACGGAGAATTTATGGCGCAAAGCACACTTTTGGCGATCATGGGAAGAATGGCTGCTTACACGGGAAAAAGAGTAACATGGGAAGAAGCGATGAATTCAACAGAAAAACTGGGACCTCAAAGTTCAGCTGATTTCAGCTTTGACATGAAGCCTCCAATCGTTGAAGTTGCGAAACCTGGTATCACTGCTTTCTCTTGA
- a CDS encoding phosphoribosylpyrophosphate synthetase: MESYNTLVEALEGLEKEGYSEEFNLKQDYLESSNGKFQIRHHEFEIDKFFRFEGETDPSDESIVYAISSAKYNLKGVLVSAYGIYSEPLVDEMIKKFSFAK, from the coding sequence ATGGAATCTTACAATACATTGGTTGAGGCGTTAGAAGGATTGGAAAAAGAAGGTTATTCCGAAGAATTCAATCTTAAACAAGATTATCTGGAAAGCAGTAACGGTAAGTTTCAAATCCGTCATCATGAATTTGAAATTGATAAATTCTTCCGTTTCGAAGGTGAAACTGATCCATCAGACGAATCGATTGTTTATGCAATTTCTTCTGCAAAATATAATTTGAAAGGTGTGTTGGTGAGTGCTTATGGAATTTACAGTGAGCCTTTGGTTGATGAAATGATAAAAAAGTTTTCGTTTGCGAAGTAG
- a CDS encoding MgtC/SapB family protein, translated as MEFYTEDLYKLLFSFVLGAIIGAEREYRSKSAGLRTLILIAVGSTLFTLVSIRISGDAGRVAANIVTGIGFIGAGIIFRENNRVVGITTAAIVWVTAALGMAIGAGFYVIAIYAFLVAGMCLVILSPIQKWIRNKNQIRSYRLMSVYQKKTLKDYEELFKVYGLTILGAEQNRSGSHITGNWLLQGSHEMHEKLTEYLLNDTDIVEFDF; from the coding sequence ATGGAGTTTTATACCGAAGACCTTTACAAACTGCTTTTTTCTTTTGTGCTGGGCGCCATTATTGGGGCTGAAAGAGAATATCGCAGTAAGTCGGCGGGGTTACGAACTCTGATTTTAATTGCCGTAGGTTCCACGCTTTTTACTTTGGTTTCTATCCGGATTAGCGGAGACGCTGGTCGGGTTGCGGCTAATATTGTCACCGGAATCGGTTTTATCGGTGCGGGAATTATTTTTCGTGAAAACAACCGGGTTGTTGGTATTACAACAGCCGCGATTGTTTGGGTAACTGCGGCATTGGGAATGGCAATCGGTGCCGGATTTTATGTGATTGCGATCTACGCTTTTCTTGTGGCCGGTATGTGTCTGGTTATTTTATCGCCGATTCAAAAATGGATCAGAAACAAAAACCAGATCAGGAGTTATCGTCTGATGAGTGTATATCAAAAGAAAACACTTAAAGATTATGAAGAGCTTTTCAAGGTTTATGGTTTAACGATCCTGGGTGCAGAACAAAACCGGTCGGGGAGCCATATTACCGGAAACTGGTTGTTGCAGGGTTCTCATGAAATGCATGAAAAATTGACGGAATATTTGTTGAATGATACTGATATAGTAGAATTTGACTTTTAG
- the eboC gene encoding UbiA-like protein EboC (EboC, a homolog the polyprenyltransferase UbiA, belongs to system of proteins involved in the trafficking of precursor metabolites to an extracytoplasmic compartment so that the biosynthesis of certain natural products, such as scytonemin, can be completed.): MAELKPYLQLTRPANLVTAIADILAGMAIAGFPFSSFDPALLVVSTLGLYGGGVVMNDVFDAKLDAIERPERPIPSGKVPLQSATILGITLLLIGIAAAAIFSFQSGMIAVVVAALTVLYNRFAKHHVFFGPLTMGMCRGGNLLLGMSVLPESFQQWGFVALLPIAYIGAITLISQDEVHGGKRRTLYIAVLLYLVVLSAQLFIAQSKGNILFALPFVLLHAWLIGRPLYNAIQNPVGPLIGKAVKAGVISLIVMNASWCVAFGLLPVGLAVLALLPLSILLARVFAVT; encoded by the coding sequence GTGGCTGAACTCAAACCCTATTTACAATTAACAAGACCAGCCAATCTGGTAACTGCCATAGCGGATATTCTGGCCGGGATGGCAATTGCAGGATTTCCTTTTTCAAGTTTCGATCCCGCTTTGCTGGTAGTTTCTACACTTGGGCTTTATGGCGGCGGCGTCGTGATGAATGATGTTTTTGATGCAAAACTGGATGCAATCGAAAGACCCGAACGTCCGATTCCAAGTGGAAAAGTACCTTTGCAATCGGCAACTATTTTGGGAATTACATTGCTGTTAATTGGTATCGCAGCTGCCGCGATTTTTAGTTTTCAAAGTGGGATGATCGCAGTTGTTGTTGCAGCATTGACCGTTTTGTACAACCGTTTTGCCAAACATCATGTTTTCTTTGGGCCTTTGACGATGGGGATGTGCCGTGGAGGAAATTTATTGCTGGGTATGAGCGTTTTACCGGAGTCGTTTCAACAATGGGGTTTTGTGGCACTTTTACCAATTGCCTATATCGGAGCCATTACGCTGATTAGTCAGGATGAAGTGCATGGCGGGAAAAGGCGGACACTTTACATTGCTGTGCTATTATATTTGGTCGTTTTATCGGCACAATTGTTTATAGCTCAGTCGAAAGGAAATATTCTTTTTGCGCTTCCTTTCGTTCTGTTACATGCCTGGTTAATCGGCCGGCCTTTGTACAACGCTATTCAAAATCCGGTCGGACCTTTGATTGGTAAAGCGGTGAAAGCAGGTGTTATTTCCTTAATTGTGATGAATGCTTCCTGGTGCGTAGCTTTTGGTCTATTGCCAGTGGGGTTAGCAGTGTTGGCTTTATTGCCATTATCAATACTTTTAGCCCGCGTTTTTGCGGTAACATAA
- a CDS encoding aminopeptidase P family protein — MRYSAIDKNLFIENRRRLSSLLKAKSLAILNSNDIMPTNADGSMGFRQNTDLFYLTGVDQEETILLVFPGHPDEKFREVLFVRETNELIAVWEGEKLSKEQAREVSGIQNIYWTHQYETVFRNIVYEAENVYLNSNEHTRNDSPVITRDLRFITEFKEKYPLHQLLRLAPVMHQLRAIKQPQEIALMQKACDITKLGFERLLKFVKPGVEEFEIEAELLHEFIRNRSKGFAYQPIIASGANACVLHYVQNDKTCKDGDVILLDVAAEYANYGSDLSRSIPVNGRFTKRQRDVYEAVLRVFKASKSMLVTGGLWDEYHVEVGKIMESELLGLGLITKHDIEKQDPEWPAYKKYFPHGNSHFLGLDIHDVGNKYRRFEPGMVFTCEPGIYIKEEGLGIRLENNILITADGNIDLMGHIPIEAEEIEEIMNA, encoded by the coding sequence ATGCGTTATTCGGCCATAGATAAAAACCTGTTTATTGAAAATCGTCGCAGACTTTCAAGTTTGCTAAAAGCAAAATCTTTGGCAATTCTGAATTCCAACGATATTATGCCGACGAATGCAGACGGTTCTATGGGTTTTCGTCAGAATACGGACCTTTTTTATTTAACGGGTGTGGATCAGGAAGAAACGATTTTGCTGGTTTTTCCAGGCCATCCGGACGAAAAATTCAGGGAGGTTTTGTTTGTGCGGGAAACCAATGAACTGATCGCCGTTTGGGAAGGTGAGAAATTGTCGAAAGAGCAGGCGCGTGAAGTTTCCGGAATCCAGAATATTTACTGGACGCATCAATATGAAACCGTTTTCAGAAATATCGTTTATGAAGCTGAAAATGTATATCTGAATTCAAACGAACATACAAGAAATGATTCGCCTGTGATAACCCGTGATTTGCGTTTCATTACTGAATTTAAGGAAAAATACCCTTTGCACCAGCTGTTGAGATTAGCACCGGTGATGCATCAGCTTCGTGCAATCAAACAACCGCAGGAAATTGCTTTGATGCAAAAAGCTTGTGATATAACAAAACTTGGATTTGAGAGATTACTGAAATTTGTAAAACCCGGTGTTGAAGAATTTGAAATTGAAGCAGAATTGCTGCACGAATTTATAAGAAACCGTTCCAAAGGATTTGCATACCAGCCAATTATAGCTTCCGGCGCAAATGCCTGCGTTTTGCATTATGTTCAAAATGACAAAACTTGTAAAGATGGCGATGTAATTCTTCTGGATGTGGCTGCTGAATATGCCAATTATGGTTCGGATTTGTCAAGAAGCATTCCGGTAAACGGACGTTTTACAAAACGTCAGCGTGATGTTTATGAAGCCGTTTTACGTGTTTTTAAAGCGTCAAAAAGTATGCTTGTTACAGGCGGACTTTGGGATGAATATCATGTGGAAGTTGGTAAGATTATGGAAAGTGAATTACTTGGTTTGGGACTAATTACAAAACATGATATTGAAAAACAGGATCCTGAATGGCCGGCTTACAAGAAATATTTCCCACACGGAAACTCACATTTCCTGGGACTGGATATTCATGATGTTGGAAACAAATACCGTCGTTTCGAACCTGGAATGGTTTTCACCTGTGAGCCGGGAATTTATATCAAAGAAGAAGGACTGGGCATCAGATTGGAAAACAATATTCTGATCACAGCCGACGGCAACATTGACCTGATGGGACATATTCCGATCGAAGCTGAGGAAATTGAAGAAATCATGAATGCCTAG
- a CDS encoding TatD family hydrolase, with translation MCQHCKDSSAPNPSHFEEGDGLANSPAHKEMAWSEYNELIQGMRFFDPHIHMVSRTTDDYQAMRQAGIVALIEPSFWVGQPRTGLSSFKDYYSSLVGWERFRSSQFGIKHYCTMGLNSREANNEPLAEQVMEILPLYIYKEGVVGIGEIGFDDQTPAEEKYYRLQLELAKEAKLPVQIHTPHRDKKRGTERSMAIALEHGLDPSWVIIDHNNEETVKSVLDQGFYAAFTIYPFTKMGNERMVKVVEQYGPERIMVNSAADWGISDPLALPKTAALMKMRGISDEAIRLVTYQNAIDAFGKSGQIDVSDFEGGLSVEKTEKFHGNSILRGGQQPDVSKDSLVIQ, from the coding sequence ATGTGCCAACATTGCAAAGATAGTAGCGCGCCCAACCCATCGCATTTCGAGGAAGGCGATGGGCTGGCAAATTCTCCTGCTCACAAGGAAATGGCATGGAGTGAATATAACGAACTGATTCAGGGAATGCGGTTTTTTGATCCGCATATCCATATGGTTTCCCGTACCACGGATGACTACCAGGCAATGCGCCAGGCAGGAATTGTAGCTTTGATAGAGCCTTCTTTCTGGGTTGGCCAGCCACGGACAGGACTTTCGAGTTTTAAAGATTATTACAGCAGTCTGGTAGGGTGGGAGCGTTTCCGCTCTTCGCAATTTGGTATCAAACATTATTGTACAATGGGGCTGAATTCCCGGGAGGCAAATAATGAGCCGCTTGCAGAACAGGTGATGGAAATCCTGCCTTTATATATTTATAAGGAAGGTGTTGTCGGCATAGGTGAAATTGGTTTTGATGACCAGACGCCGGCCGAGGAAAAATACTACCGTTTGCAGCTGGAACTGGCAAAAGAAGCAAAACTTCCTGTGCAAATCCATACGCCGCATCGCGACAAAAAACGGGGGACAGAACGCAGTATGGCCATTGCGCTGGAACATGGACTAGATCCTTCCTGGGTCATCATCGATCATAATAATGAAGAAACGGTGAAAAGTGTTTTGGATCAAGGATTTTACGCAGCCTTCACAATTTATCCTTTTACAAAAATGGGTAATGAAAGAATGGTAAAGGTTGTGGAACAATATGGTCCCGAACGCATCATGGTTAACTCCGCTGCCGACTGGGGAATTTCTGATCCTCTTGCACTTCCAAAAACGGCTGCATTGATGAAAATGCGTGGAATTTCTGATGAAGCGATTCGTTTGGTAACCTATCAAAATGCGATTGATGCATTTGGAAAAAGCGGCCAGATCGATGTTTCTGATTTTGAAGGCGGACTTTCTGTTGAAAAAACGGAGAAGTTTCACGGTAATTCAATTTTGCGTGGAGGTCAGCAACCTGATGTTTCCAAAGATTCCCTAGTAATTCAATAA
- a CDS encoding EboA domain-containing protein, whose translation MSHLIDKTLWEIISQNTSDTESEWLTEKGKASPIELMTAFVASPRFLSKKIVNVEIEEEKALTDAVAGFSVNGWSLVRLSRVWLLTQLDETEKETFIKNIETLFDTAEMNELVALYSALPVLAYPEQWLFRATDAVRSNMGFVFDAIALHNPFPAKYFSELAWNQLVLKTIFNDKPVHFITGLEERENANLALILSDFAHERWAAGRSVAPNVWRLVSKFMNEQLLSDMKHLFESRQTQNQEAAALACYDSDYAPAKALLSSYPEFEKSIDEGALTWSNLEFTDLNTYVPTLQR comes from the coding sequence ATGTCACACCTGATAGATAAAACGCTCTGGGAAATCATCAGCCAGAATACTTCTGACACCGAGTCGGAATGGTTGACTGAGAAAGGAAAAGCCTCACCCATCGAGTTAATGACTGCTTTTGTTGCGTCGCCACGGTTTTTATCAAAAAAAATAGTCAATGTTGAAATAGAGGAGGAAAAGGCTTTAACGGATGCTGTTGCCGGGTTTTCGGTTAATGGATGGAGCCTCGTTCGTTTGTCAAGAGTCTGGCTTTTGACACAACTGGACGAAACTGAAAAAGAGACTTTTATTAAAAATATTGAAACGCTTTTTGATACAGCCGAAATGAACGAACTGGTGGCGCTTTATTCAGCTTTACCAGTTTTGGCATATCCTGAACAATGGCTTTTCAGAGCAACGGATGCAGTTCGTTCCAACATGGGATTTGTATTTGATGCGATTGCCTTACACAACCCTTTTCCTGCAAAATATTTCAGTGAACTGGCCTGGAACCAGCTTGTGCTAAAAACGATTTTCAATGACAAACCAGTTCATTTTATTACCGGACTGGAAGAAAGAGAAAACGCAAATCTGGCACTTATTCTTTCCGATTTTGCTCATGAACGCTGGGCCGCCGGTCGTTCGGTAGCGCCTAATGTATGGCGTTTGGTGAGTAAATTCATGAATGAGCAACTTTTATCTGACATGAAACATTTGTTTGAATCACGTCAGACACAAAATCAGGAGGCCGCCGCGCTGGCTTGTTACGATTCGGATTATGCGCCTGCAAAAGCATTATTGTCAAGCTATCCTGAATTTGAAAAATCAATTGATGAAGGCGCACTGACCTGGTCCAATCTTGAATTTACAGACTTAAATACATATGTGCCAACATTGCAAAGATAG
- a CDS encoding Na+/H+ antiporter: MKTSIWLMAQDNIQDNLLIVISLLFVVSMLTMLSEKLRISYPIFLVIAGLLISFIPGIPHISLEPDWVFLLFLPPLLYFAAWNTSWKDFWQYKRPIGLLAIGLVVFTATAVAYLSNAMIPDFTLAMGFVLGGIISPPDAVAATSVLQGLKIPKRVVAILEGESLVNDASSLIVFRVALSTLLTGQFVFWKAGLDFFTVSIMGIIIGLAIAHILYLVHRFFPTNSSIDTALTFIAPYLMYIGAEHFHYSGVLATVSGGLFLSYRSNEILSYNSRMQSQYVWETVVFLLNGIVFILIGLQLPDIIEGLGKNSVMESITYAVVISIVTIVIRLLWVFPSTYLPHILSRKVRENEARPPWQTVFIVGWSGMRGVVSLASGLAVPLTLTNGSTAFPQRDLILFITFVVILFTLVLQGLSLPYLIKWLNIKDDGGNEEEQEIAVRLRLATASLSHMQSTYGEEVQMIDAFSRLKERYERMIDNANNRLVEKENKGANADFLPKYRRMLVEIVSIKRDELQKLRRERIYSDEILKARERELDFEEARLRDSP, from the coding sequence ATGAAAACATCTATCTGGCTCATGGCTCAGGATAATATTCAGGATAATCTATTAATTGTTATATCGCTTCTGTTTGTTGTTTCCATGCTCACAATGCTGAGCGAAAAATTGCGAATTTCTTATCCTATTTTTTTAGTAATCGCCGGATTGTTAATCAGTTTTATCCCCGGTATCCCACATATTTCATTGGAACCCGATTGGGTTTTTCTGCTTTTTTTACCGCCGCTTTTGTACTTCGCTGCGTGGAATACGTCGTGGAAAGATTTCTGGCAATATAAAAGGCCAATAGGTCTTTTAGCAATTGGACTTGTCGTTTTTACTGCGACTGCCGTAGCGTATTTGTCTAATGCAATGATTCCGGATTTTACTTTGGCTATGGGTTTTGTTTTGGGCGGAATTATTTCTCCACCAGACGCTGTTGCGGCTACATCTGTTTTGCAGGGATTGAAAATTCCTAAAAGAGTTGTTGCAATTCTGGAAGGTGAAAGTCTGGTAAATGATGCTTCTTCGCTGATTGTTTTTCGGGTTGCCTTGTCGACTTTGTTAACCGGGCAATTTGTTTTCTGGAAAGCGGGACTGGATTTCTTTACGGTGTCTATCATGGGGATTATTATAGGTTTGGCCATTGCGCACATACTTTATCTTGTCCACCGTTTTTTTCCTACAAATTCAAGTATCGATACAGCATTGACATTTATTGCACCTTATCTGATGTATATCGGTGCAGAACATTTTCATTATTCCGGTGTTTTAGCGACCGTCAGCGGAGGTTTATTTTTGAGTTACCGCTCTAATGAAATTCTCTCTTACAATTCCCGGATGCAGTCTCAGTACGTTTGGGAGACGGTTGTTTTTCTGCTGAATGGTATTGTCTTTATTTTAATAGGATTGCAGCTTCCGGATATTATTGAAGGGTTGGGTAAAAACTCTGTCATGGAATCTATTACCTATGCCGTTGTCATTAGTATTGTTACAATCGTAATTCGTCTGCTTTGGGTTTTTCCAAGTACTTATTTACCGCATATTTTAAGCAGAAAAGTTCGGGAAAATGAAGCAAGACCGCCCTGGCAAACCGTTTTTATTGTTGGTTGGAGCGGTATGCGTGGTGTTGTGTCGCTGGCGTCCGGTTTGGCGGTGCCGCTTACCTTAACAAATGGTTCAACCGCCTTTCCACAACGTGACCTAATTCTTTTCATCACATTTGTTGTGATACTCTTTACACTAGTTCTTCAAGGATTGAGTTTGCCGTATTTGATAAAATGGCTGAATATTAAGGATGACGGAGGAAATGAAGAAGAGCAGGAAATTGCCGTTCGTCTGCGTTTGGCAACTGCCAGTCTTAGTCATATGCAGTCTACTTATGGTGAAGAAGTTCAGATGATTGATGCTTTCAGCCGGTTAAAAGAACGTTATGAACGGATGATCGATAATGCAAATAATCGTCTGGTAGAAAAAGAAAATAAGGGCGCAAACGCGGATTTTCTTCCAAAATACAGACGTATGTTAGTTGAAATTGTTTCAATCAAGCGCGACGAACTACAAAAATTGCGAAGGGAAAGAATCTATTCTGATGAAATACTCAAAGCCCGGGAAAGAGAACTGGATTTTGAAGAAGCCCGTCTGAGAGATTCACCATAA